GTCGTCGGATGTCGCGGCACCGCCGTCGATCGCTTCGAAGATGCCGAGAGTCACGGCCGTTCGCAGCGCCAGCGGCGGCAACAGCTCCGACATTTCGTGCAGCGCCGAGGTCGCGTCCTCCTCGGCCGAGAGGTCCACCACCTCGGGATCGTCGGCCACCGTCGCCACTTCCCGGTGGCGCCAGTACCCGACGATCTCCACGAACTGCTTGGGAATCTCCTTCTCCACCTTGGCCCAACGCCGCAGCGGCTTGATGGTCAGTGTCTCGCCCGCCACCCACAGGTACGGCTGGCCGGGCCGCCACGGCGCACCCTGTACCGCCTCGACCAGCCGGGAACGACCGTCGTTCTCGCTGCGGTACAGCCACGTGATGTCCACCGATGCGGCACTGGTGAGGTCCTGGTGATGTCCGGGTTCCGCGACCTCGATCACCACCGTCGCCGCCATCGAGGCGGGCAGTTTCTCCAGGCAGTGCCCGATGGCGGGCAAGGCAGTCTCGTCGCCCCCGATCAGCATCCAGTCCGCACCGACCGGAAGCCCCGCCGAATGGCGGGGGCCGGCAACCAGCAGTGTCTCTCCCGGTGAGACGCGTCGCGCCCAGGTCGAGGCGAGTCCGGTCCGATGCAGAGCGAAGTCGATCGTCAGCTCGTTCCTGTCCGCGTCGAACCGCCGCACGGTGTAGGTGCGGGTGTACTCGAACGAGCCGGGCGGCCAGTCCACCGTTCCCCGGTCGTTGTTCGTGGGCAGGTCGATGCCGAGGGTTCCCGTCGCGGGGTCGGGCGGCAGAATCTTGACGTCGTCGTCGAAACCGAGCGTCCGTAGTGGAGGCACCGTCACCCCGTCCCTCCGGTGCGCGTGCAGATTCGGCCCGCCGAGGACGACCCGACGCATGCCGGGCGTCACGTCGTACACCTCGAGCACGTCCAGTTCACGCAGTGAAATCGGGTAGATCGTGCCCTCACGGGCCGTCGTCGCCATCGGTAGATCCCTCTCTCGTTTCTCGTTTCACGGCTCGTCTCGTTCCACAGCTCGCCGGCCCGTCCGGCGTCGACCACGTCAGCCGAACAGTCGCTGCACCTCGTCCAGCGTGGTCATCACTCCTTGGTAATCGGAGCGGTAGCTGGTCGGTGGCAGTTCGTAAACGTTGCCGTCCGCGAACGCCGGGAGCGACGCGTACAGGGGGTCGGCCGCGAGTTCGTCGAGGGTGCGACCGGTCAGTCGGATCACGAACACGACCGGCGCGTCGGCCGTGGACGACAGCAGTTCTCGACTGAGGATGAACGAGTCCCCGGTGCCGTACAGGTCCGGATCGTTCGCTTTCGTGGTCACGTCGTCCGGCACCAGCCCCACCGCGGCGAGGGTCTGCGGGAGCGCCGCGGTCTGCGGTATCAGCGTCGGCTCGTTGCTGGGCAGCGACAGCAGATACGCCACCGGTGTTCCCGGCACCTCGATCGACTCCCTGACCTCCTCGACCTTCGCGTCGTATGCCGCGATGAGCCCGTCCACCCGATCGGACTCACCCGCCGCGTCGGCGACCTGGGTCAGTTGCTCGCGCCAGTCGGTGATCTCCGGGGAGATCAGCACCGTGGGCGCGATCTTGGTCAACTGGTCGTACGCCTGATCGGCCAGGGCCGAGGTGAACCCCTGCCCCCCACCGATGATCAGATCCGGTCGGGCCTCGACGATCGCCTCGAGATTGAGCTCGTCGCCGCCGGGCAGGGGCGTGGTTCCCTGGGCCGTCGCCTTCTCCGCCCACTGGGACGGGAATCCGTCCACCATCTCCGCACCCAGGCTCCGGGTGTCGGTGGCGACGACCGGCGCGTCGAGCGTGTAGAGGTATCCGGTGATCGCCGAGGACAGAGCCACGATGCGCGCGGGCTCGGCGGGGATCGTCACGTCCCCCTTGGCCGTGGAGACCACTCGGGTTCCGCTGCCGGAGCCCTCCTCGGCGGCGTCTGCGCTGCACGCGGTCAGCGCGAGGGCTCCGAGCAGCAGCGCGACGAGCACCGCCACCGCCCTGCGGGGACGGGTGCGTATCTCGTTGTCGGTCACTGTGTTTCCCTTTCGCAGTCGAGCAGTTCGCACGGTCGGCTCGCGGGCTGCACGTTACTCCACCGCCGATTCGAGCAGCGGGACCAGCTCGGCCCATCCGTCGCGGCCCACGATCGACCCGTGGTCGTGGTCGAGACGATGCACGGTGAGTTCACCGCGATGGTGTTCGCGCCACAGCTCCACCATGACCTCGCCACGCCCACTCGCGTTCGCCGCGAAGAGCGTCAGCGCACCGCGATACTCGGGGGTGCGCGTGGTGGCGTCCAGCATCGAGACCGTGCGGGAGAAGTTCGCCTGCAGTGCGCGCCCGAGCTCCTCCGGGACTCCCTCGAGATCCTGCTCCGGCCGCACGGAGCCCTTCCTCGCCGCCGACAGATCGACCCCGGCCGGGTACGCGTCCAGGACGCCCAGGAAGGCCACGTCCTCCCCCGACTCGGCGAGCAGTTCGGCCATCGCGTGTGCGACGTTTCCCCCGAACGAGTACCCCAGCAGGCGGTAGGGCCCGGTCGGTTGCCGATCGCGGACGGTCCGTAGGTACTCGCGGGCCAGATCGTCGACGACCCGCGCCGTCGTCGTCGCCGGCAACTGCAGGCCCAGCACCGGCCGGTCCCCCGGCAACGCCGCGGCCAGTGGCGCGAACTGCCAGGCGAGCCCTCCCGCCGGGTGTACACACCACAGCGGGCCGCCGGCACCGCCGTCGCGCAGCACCAGTACGTCCTCGGTGCCACCGGGATCGGTGCCGCCCTGCACAGGCGACGAGTCGGGGTCGCGAGCGTCGACGTGAGCGGCGATGTCGGCGACCGTCGGTCGCCGCAAAAGGGTCGCCACGTCCACGTCGACCCCGAACTCCCGATGCAACGCCGTCATCAACCGCATGGCGGTCAACGAGTCGCCACCGCAGTCGAAGAAGCTGTCGTCGGCGCCCACGCCGTCCACTCCGAGCACCGCCCCGAAGACGGACGCCACGCGCTGCTGAGACGGGGTCCGAAGCGTGTCCGCGGCGTCACGCCGCGGTGGCGCCGGCAGCGCGGCCCGGTCGAGTTTGCCGTTGACGGTCAACGGCACGGACTCGATCGTCACGATCTCGGCGGGGATCAGATGTGCGGGAACCCGATCACGCAGTTCCGAACGCACGTCGACGGGCGGGGAACCGGCGTCCGGGACGACATATCCGACGAGCTTCTTCGTCGGTCCCTGCTCGCGCACGGTTGCCGCGGCACGGGCGATGCCGGGGATCGATTCGAGGGCGGCCTCGACATCTCCGAGCTCGATCCGGATACCGCGGATCTTCACCTGGTGGTCGGCGCGGCCCAGATACTCGAGCCGCCCACCGGCGCGCAGCCGGACCACGTCGCCGGTGCGGTACATGCGGCTGCCCGGCCGGTACGGGTTCGCGACGAAGGTCGCCGCCGTGGTCCCCGCACGGCCGAGGTACCCCTGCGCGATGCCGTCGCCGGACAGATACAGCTCCCCGGCGGCGCCGACGGGCACCGGCTTCAGGCCCGAATCGAGGACCCGCGCATGCGCGTTGCGCACCGGCCGGCCCAGACACGGGCTCGCACTGTCACGGACCGCCGAGCCCATCGCGTTGATGGTGAACTCGGTCGGGCCGTACAGATCGTACCCGTCGACCCCGTCCGTGTCCCGCAACAGCGACCAGAGTTCCTGCGGAACCCCCTCCCCGCCGAGCATGACCAGAACCGGGCGACGCTCGTCGTCGAGCAGCCCGCCGGACAGCAGTTCTCGCGCATAGGACGGCGTCACGTTGATCACGTCGATGCCGATCTCCCGGTAGTGCTGCACCAGCGCCACCGGATTCAGCCGAAACTCCTCGTCGATGACGTGGACGTGATGCCCGGCGAGCATCCAGAACAGTTCCTCCCACGACATGTCGAACGAGAACGAGACGGTGTGCGCCACGCGTAGGCGTCGCCCACCCACCGAGTCCTCGGTGGGCAGGAAGATCTCGTCGCGATGGTTGTGATACATCGTCGTCAGCCCGCGGTGCGGAACCTGTACGCCCTTGGGCTTTCCGGTCGAGCCGGACGTGTAGATGACGTACGCGAGTTGGTCCTCGTACCTCGGCCCGGAGACCTGCTCGTCAGCGACCGTGGGCGGCGCCACCCGTCCGTCGAGGACGGCCGCGACGGACGGATGCGCGAGATCGACGATGTCCACACCCACGAGCCCGGCCACGATCTCCCGCGAGCGGCCGGTTGCCGCGTCGTGGGTGATCAGTGTGCCTGCCTCGCTGTCGGTGACCAGCTCCGTGAGGCGCTGCGCGGGATACCCGAGATCCAGTGGCAGGTAGGCGGCACCGGCCCGCATGACCGCGAAGATCGCCACCACGTGGTCGGCGATACGCGGCAGCGCCAGTGCCACCACGTCGCCGGGCCCCACACCGCGGCCGGCGAGTTCACGTGCCATCGCATCGGTACGGGCGTGGAGCTGCGCGGCGGTCAGCGTGACCGCACCGCAGGTGAGGGCCGGCGCATCCGGGGTGAGTGCCGCACGCTCGACCAGCAGTGTGTCGATGCTTCCGCCCGCCTGCCCCGGCGCGGGAACGTCGACGAGTTCCGGGATCAGCGGCGCGAGGTCGCCGTCCGTGCCATCCGTGCCGGCGAGCGCGGTACCCGTGTCGGCGACGACCACCTCGCGCGCTCCTGCCCGACCCATCAGCCCCAGTACCTCGCCCATGACGTCCAGGAGACGGCGGGCGTCGTCGTCGGCGACCAGATCCGGCCGGTTCTCCACGGTGATCCGGCAGTCGCCGTCGGCACTCGCGGGGTCGACGTCGACGGTGACCGCGTAGTGGGTGGCGTCCTTCGCCTGCGAGCCGACGATTCCGGCCCTGTCGAACACGGCGGCGCGACCTGTGCGAATCACCTCCGGCCCGTTGAGATTCCGGAACACGTACAGGGAATCGAAGAGCACCGAGAGTCCGGTCGTGCGGTTGATACGTCCCAGCCCGAGGTGATGGTGCGCGGTCAGACGCCCCTGTTCGCGCATGGTGGTCGAAAGCAGCTCCGCGAGCGGGAGCCCCGGTGCCAGCCGCATCCGCGTCGGCACCGTGTTCAGCGTCAGACCCACGATCCTGCCCACGTCCGGGACCGAGGGATCGCGGCCGGAGACGGTGGTACCGAACACGACGTCGTCGCGGCCGGTGACACGCCGCAACACGAGCCCCCACGCCACGGCCATGACGGTCGACAGCGTGACGCCGCACTCGCGTGCCAGCGCCTGCAGCCCCGCGAGGACATCCGGTGCGACGACTGTGCTCTGTCTGTTCGGCAGCATCAGGCCCGTCGGCGCTTCCTCGGCGACGAGGGTCGGTTCGGTGAGCCCGCTGAGGTAATCACCCCACGCCGCGGCGGCAGCCTCGGTATCGGTGGACCGGAGCCACCGCAGATGATCCGTGTAGTCCGCAGGTGGGTCGAGCACCTCGTCGAGCTTTCCGCCGATCCAGGCCGCGGACCCCGACGGGTCTGCTGCCCCCACCGGGGCGAGTGCCCGGGCGACGCCGTAGAGGGTGAACAACTCGGAGAGCATGACCGCCTGCGACCATCCGTCGGTGAGCAGGTGATGATGCGTGAGAATCACCTGTTGCGAGCCGTCCCTGCGTTCGGCCACGGTGATGCGCAACAGCGGCGGACGAGCGAGGTCGAAGGGCTCCTCGAAGCTGCGTGTGGCCCACTCCGCGATCTCGGTGTCCGTATCGACGGGCCCCACCTCCACGGGGACGACGGCGGGGGTGACGATCTGGACCGGAGCGTCGAAGCCCTGGTGGGTGAAACCCGCACGCAAGTTCGGATAGCGGCGCAGCAACGCCGCGGTCGCGGACTCGAGCGCGGCCAGATCGCACGGAGCCTGTGCGGGGAAGTCGAAGCAGTACTGGACGTGATAGCTGTCCAGTCCGGTGGCTGCCCGATCGGACAGGGACTGGAAGTACATCCCCTCCTGGAGCGGCCCCAGGGGCAGCACCTGCTCCCACTGCGGGTAGTCCTCGCGCAGTCGCGCCGCGGCACGAGTGTCCAGTTCCACCAGGACGCCGTCCCGAACGAGCGGATCCGCGTCCGGTGCCGCGCGCACCGTCGTCGCCGCGAGGACACTCAGTGGCACGGCGTCGAAGACGTCCGCGACAGCCAGTGACAGCCCGCTCTTGCGCAGCGCCGCGACGAGGCGGACGGCGCCGATGCTGTCCCCGCCGAGCGCGAAGAACTCGTCGTCCGCGGTGGCAGGCACACCCAGGATGTCCTCGACGGTCGTGCAGACGAGCGCGAGCGTCGATCGGGGACGAGGCTGCGGCGCCCCGAGAGCACCGCGTGCTCCTGCTTCCCCGAGTGCGTCCGTACCCTCGGCCGGTCTCGCTCTCGTGCGGGACGCGGCGACGGGTTCGGGCAGACGCGCCCGGTCGAGCTTGCCGTTCAGTGTGGTGGGGAGCGCATCGATCATCGAGATCGACTGCGGCACCAGGTACTGCGGGAGGTTGTCGATCAGGCGGCGGCGCAGGTCCGCGACGTCCGGCGTGACCCCGTCACCGGGCACCACGTATCCGACGAGCCGTCCGGAGTCGTCGGCGGAACGGATCACCTTCGCGGCCGCGTCCCGGACACCGGGGAGAGCGCGCAGCGCCGTCTCCACCTCGCCCAGCTCGATGCGGAAGCCGCGTACCTTCACCTGATCGTCGGCGCGCCGTAGGTACTCCAGATGCGGGCCCCGGCGGCGGACGACATCGCCCGTGCGGTAGAGCCGTCGGCCGGGAGCGTCCGGGTCCGGGACGAATCTGGTGGCGGTCATTCCCGCCCGGTTCAGGTACCCGCGAACCACCTGGGTGCCGCCGAGATACAGCTCGCCGATGCCCCCGTCGGGGACCGGTCGCAGCAGATCGTCCAGAACCCGTGCCCGGACGTCCGTCCACGGACCACCGATGGTGACGGGGCCGTCCGGAGTCAGCACACCGGCCGTCGCCCACACCGTGACCTCGGTGGGTCCGTACATGTTCCAGACCTGTCCGCAGCGTGCTGCCATCTGTGCGGCGAGCTCCGCGGGCACGGCCTCGCCGCCGACCAGCCCGCGTATCCCACCGAGGTCGGGCAGGGCGGGCTCCGCGATCAGCATCCGCCACAGCGACGGGGTCGCCTGCAGCACGGTCGGTTCGGTCGCGGCGATCACGGCCGCCAGCCGCTCCGGATCGACGACCTCGGCGCGGGGCACGATCTCGACGAAGGCACCCACCGCGAACGGCGACATCAGTTCGAGGGTCGCCATGTCGAACGACACGGTGGTGAGGGCGAGGATGCGGTCGTCCGCCGACAGCAGCCCGTACTCCCCGACCGTCGCGGCGAACGCCGCGAGATTCGCGGTCGTCACCATGATGCCCTTGGGGTTACCCGTCGTTCCGGACGTGTGGATGATGTACGCGAGTGCGTCGCCCGCGGCCGGAATCGGCGGCAGCGACACGTCCTCGTGGCCGTCCGGCCCCTCGCCCAGCACGATCGACGGGCACCGGAGCCAGTCGAGCCGCTGCACCTGTCCCGTCGTGGTCAGGACGCAGGTCGGCCTCGCATCGTCGACCATGTACTGCAACCGCTCCTGCGGATAGTCCACGTCCAACGGCAGATACGCGGCGCCACACCGCAACACGGCCAGCAACGCGATCGGCAGCCACTCGTCCCGATCGACGGCGACGCCGACCACCGCGCCCGGGCGCACCCCCGCCGCAGCCAGGGCCCGTGCCACCGAGTCGACGCGGCCCGCAGCATCCCGGTAGGTGAGAACGCGCCCCCCGCTCCCGATCGCGGGACTGTCGGGACGCTGCCGGGCATGCGCGTAGAAGCGGGATATCACCGAATCGGGTGTCCGCACACGCACGGCCGGATCGGAGACCGGTTCGGTGAGCAGCAGCCCGGACAGTGGGGTGTCCGGGCGGGTCACCACCGCATCGAGTGCGGCCGTCACCTCGCCGGCGATGCGTTCCACGGTCGCCGGATCGAACAGGTCCGCGGCCGCGGTGATCTGCAGATCGAACCCCCCCACCCCGGCGCTCGACCAGCCACAGCGCCACGTCCATCCGGGCAGGCGGGTCCACGGGCTCGCACAGCGAGCCGGTGACGTCACCGAACTCCACCGGCGCCACCTCGACATCGTGGCCGACCATCGTCTGGAACAGCGGATGCCGTCCGGCCGCGCGCGGCGGCGCGAGCGCATCCACCACGCGATCGAACGGCACGTTCTGATACCCGAGGGCGTCGAGGCCCACTCGCCGGACCCGCAGTCCGAGTTCACCGAGCGTCGGGTCCCCACCCAGGTCGAGCCGGTGCACCACCGTGTTCACGAAGTAGCCGATCGCCTTCTCGAAGGCGCCGTCCCGGATCATCTCGCGATCCGACGCGGCGATACCGAACGGGATGTCGGCTCCGGTGCCGTAGCGATGCCAGGTCACCGCCACCGCGGTCTCCAGCAGCATCAGTGGCGTCACTCCGCGATCGGCCACCGCACCGCGGAGGGCGGCGACCAGTTCGGTGGACAGGGGCGTCACCGCGCGCACCGAGCGGTGCGTCGCGTCACGGGGGCGCGATCGATCGACGGGCAGGTCCAGTTCCGTGGGCGCCCCGGCCAGCTGCTGCTCCCAGTACCGCAGGCCGGCCCTGGTGTCGGCGGCGCGACCCCGACGGCGTTCGTCGCAGACGAACACGTCGTAGGCGGGTCCCGATGCCGGATTCTCCGGCACCGTGCCGTCCCGCCTGCTCGCGTAGGCGTGTGCGAGGTGATCGAGCAGGATCGGGATCG
This genomic interval from Rhodococcus triatomae contains the following:
- a CDS encoding ABC transporter substrate-binding protein codes for the protein MTDNEIRTRPRRAVAVLVALLLGALALTACSADAAEEGSGSGTRVVSTAKGDVTIPAEPARIVALSSAITGYLYTLDAPVVATDTRSLGAEMVDGFPSQWAEKATAQGTTPLPGGDELNLEAIVEARPDLIIGGGQGFTSALADQAYDQLTKIAPTVLISPEITDWREQLTQVADAAGESDRVDGLIAAYDAKVEEVRESIEVPGTPVAYLLSLPSNEPTLIPQTAALPQTLAAVGLVPDDVTTKANDPDLYGTGDSFILSRELLSSTADAPVVFVIRLTGRTLDELAADPLYASLPAFADGNVYELPPTSYRSDYQGVMTTLDEVQRLFG
- a CDS encoding siderophore-interacting protein, yielding MATTAREGTIYPISLRELDVLEVYDVTPGMRRVVLGGPNLHAHRRDGVTVPPLRTLGFDDDVKILPPDPATGTLGIDLPTNNDRGTVDWPPGSFEYTRTYTVRRFDADRNELTIDFALHRTGLASTWARRVSPGETLLVAGPRHSAGLPVGADWMLIGGDETALPAIGHCLEKLPASMAATVVIEVAEPGHHQDLTSAASVDITWLYRSENDGRSRLVEAVQGAPWRPGQPYLWVAGETLTIKPLRRWAKVEKEIPKQFVEIVGYWRHREVATVADDPEVVDLSAEEDATSALHEMSELLPPLALRTAVTLGIFEAIDGGAATSDDIAERCGADPVALRKLLRHLTLMNLLRSTGTGHELTEAGSLLADPDHFVTGALHFDSIHTRLDLTFLGLLEAIRTGRAVGWEGVTVAERMQDPVFAADFHDERARDAQYRAPALPDAVDFSGVTTIGVVGEGGGVYADTLLRMLPQIRVRLVGLPSVTERAFADVSADRRDRVLRIDASEFTPLTEPVDLVVAGGVLETLPDGDAAMLLRSLGASSGRVVLVTDLLDPDTTDDHDTEDDLRLLCLHGAGRRTEDEARALVASIGGSSVRVAPLGWGSNVVEFELDRRG
- a CDS encoding non-ribosomal peptide synthetase, which codes for MRSRRRARPDGIRCSRRWSATMSRWRRWSSVTSPARCASPWTRLPGWTWRCGWSSAGVGGFDLQITAAADLFDPATVERIAGEVTAALDAVVTRPDTPLSGLLLTEPVSDPAVRVRTPDSVISRFYAHARQRPDSPAIGSGGRVLTYRDAAGRVDSVARALAAAGVRPGAVVGVAVDRDEWLPIALLAVLRCGAAYLPLDVDYPQERLQYMVDDARPTCVLTTTGQVQRLDWLRCPSIVLGEGPDGHEDVSLPPIPAAGDALAYIIHTSGTTGNPKGIMVTTANLAAFAATVGEYGLLSADDRILALTTVSFDMATLELMSPFAVGAFVEIVPRAEVVDPERLAAVIAATEPTVLQATPSLWRMLIAEPALPDLGGIRGLVGGEAVPAELAAQMAARCGQVWNMYGPTEVTVWATAGVLTPDGPVTIGGPWTDVRARVLDDLLRPVPDGGIGELYLGGTQVVRGYLNRAGMTATRFVPDPDAPGRRLYRTGDVVRRRGPHLEYLRRADDQVKVRGFRIELGEVETALRALPGVRDAAAKVIRSADDSGRLVGYVVPGDGVTPDVADLRRRLIDNLPQYLVPQSISMIDALPTTLNGKLDRARLPEPVAASRTRARPAEGTDALGEAGARGALGAPQPRPRSTLALVCTTVEDILGVPATADDEFFALGGDSIGAVRLVAALRKSGLSLAVADVFDAVPLSVLAATTVRAAPDADPLVRDGVLVELDTRAAARLREDYPQWEQVLPLGPLQEGMYFQSLSDRAATGLDSYHVQYCFDFPAQAPCDLAALESATAALLRRYPNLRAGFTHQGFDAPVQIVTPAVVPVEVGPVDTDTEIAEWATRSFEEPFDLARPPLLRITVAERRDGSQQVILTHHHLLTDGWSQAVMLSELFTLYGVARALAPVGAADPSGSAAWIGGKLDEVLDPPADYTDHLRWLRSTDTEAAAAAWGDYLSGLTEPTLVAEEAPTGLMLPNRQSTVVAPDVLAGLQALARECGVTLSTVMAVAWGLVLRRVTGRDDVVFGTTVSGRDPSVPDVGRIVGLTLNTVPTRMRLAPGLPLAELLSTTMREQGRLTAHHHLGLGRINRTTGLSVLFDSLYVFRNLNGPEVIRTGRAAVFDRAGIVGSQAKDATHYAVTVDVDPASADGDCRITVENRPDLVADDDARRLLDVMGEVLGLMGRAGAREVVVADTGTALAGTDGTDGDLAPLIPELVDVPAPGQAGGSIDTLLVERAALTPDAPALTCGAVTLTAAQLHARTDAMARELAGRGVGPGDVVALALPRIADHVVAIFAVMRAGAAYLPLDLGYPAQRLTELVTDSEAGTLITHDAATGRSREIVAGLVGVDIVDLAHPSVAAVLDGRVAPPTVADEQVSGPRYEDQLAYVIYTSGSTGKPKGVQVPHRGLTTMYHNHRDEIFLPTEDSVGGRRLRVAHTVSFSFDMSWEELFWMLAGHHVHVIDEEFRLNPVALVQHYREIGIDVINVTPSYARELLSGGLLDDERRPVLVMLGGEGVPQELWSLLRDTDGVDGYDLYGPTEFTINAMGSAVRDSASPCLGRPVRNAHARVLDSGLKPVPVGAAGELYLSGDGIAQGYLGRAGTTAATFVANPYRPGSRMYRTGDVVRLRAGGRLEYLGRADHQVKIRGIRIELGDVEAALESIPGIARAAATVREQGPTKKLVGYVVPDAGSPPVDVRSELRDRVPAHLIPAEIVTIESVPLTVNGKLDRAALPAPPRRDAADTLRTPSQQRVASVFGAVLGVDGVGADDSFFDCGGDSLTAMRLMTALHREFGVDVDVATLLRRPTVADIAAHVDARDPDSSPVQGGTDPGGTEDVLVLRDGGAGGPLWCVHPAGGLAWQFAPLAAALPGDRPVLGLQLPATTTARVVDDLAREYLRTVRDRQPTGPYRLLGYSFGGNVAHAMAELLAESGEDVAFLGVLDAYPAGVDLSAARKGSVRPEQDLEGVPEELGRALQANFSRTVSMLDATTRTPEYRGALTLFAANASGRGEVMVELWREHHRGELTVHRLDHDHGSIVGRDGWAELVPLLESAVE